In one Perca fluviatilis chromosome 7, GENO_Pfluv_1.0, whole genome shotgun sequence genomic region, the following are encoded:
- the LOC120562399 gene encoding galactose-specific lectin nattectin-like yields MASVVPFALLLCLSSSLLTAYGAPCCPPDWTQFGSRCFAFYSEPKTWIDGENFCISAGGNLASLHSDAEHKFVKDIIFKVTNTQKTCWIGGFDAVKEGTWMWTDGSKFDYKIWNAGEPNNYGGAENCLTMNWDGANWNDLACTNQNSFVCSKNLCV; encoded by the exons ATGGCATCAGTCGTTCCGTTTGCTTTGTTGCTCTGTTTGTCCAGCAGTCTGTTGACTGCATAT GGTGCACCTTGCTGTCCTCCTGACTGGACACAGTTTGGCTCTCGCTGTTTTGCTTTCTACAGCGAGCCAAAGACCTGGATCGATGGAGAG aacttcTGCATCTCCGCTGGTGGGAATCTGGCTTCCCTCCACTCAGATGCGGAACATAAATTTGTCAAAGACATCATTTTCAAAGTGACTAATACACAAAAAACTTGCTGGATCGGAGGCTTTGACGCAGTGAAG GAGGGTACGTGGATGTGGACTGATGGATCCAAATTCGACTACAAAATCTGGAATGCGGGGGAGCCTAACAACTACGGGGGAGCAGAGAACTGTCTTACGATGAACTGGGATGGAg CAAACTGGAACGACTTGGCTTGTACCAACCAGAATTCTTTTGTGTGCTCCAagaacctgtgtgtgtaa